DNA sequence from the Halorussus limi genome:
GGATTCGGCGTCGGGGTCGCGGTCGCGGCGTTGCTCGCGGCGCTGGCCGTCCTCCGGAAGCGCGAGTGAGGACGAACCGCTCGGTCTCGCTTCTAGGCGCGTTTCCCGCTCCCCGTCGAATCCGTCTCGACCGGGCGTTACTCGGCGTACTCCGGGCGCTCCTCGTACTCGATGGGGTCGCGGACGCCGATGTTCTGGAACGCCTCCAGTCGGAACGCGCAGGCGTCGCAGGTCCCGCAGGCCGGGGCCTCCGCGCGGTAGCAACTCCACGTGTGTTCGTAGGAAACGCCGAGTTCGGTCCCGCGCTCGGCGATGTCGGTCTTGCTCCACTCCACGAACGGCGCGCGGAGGTCGATGTCGGTGTCGTCCTTCGTTCCGGCGTCGACGACTCGCTGGAAGGCGTCGAAGAACGCCGGGCGGCAGTCCGGGTAGCCCGAGAAGTCCTCGCTGTGGGCGCCGATGAAGAGGGCCTCGCACTCGTTGGCCTCGGCGTACGAGGTCGCCATCGCCAGCAGGTTGGCGTTCCGGAACGGGACGTAGGAAGTCGGCACCTCTTCGCTGTCGAGGTCGGCGTCCTCGACTTCCATCTCGTCGTCGGTCAGACTCGACCCGCCGATGGCAGCGAGGTGGCCGGTCTCCACGTGGAGGAAGTCCGCGGCGTCGAGTTCGTCGGCCAGCGTCCGGGCGCACTCGTACTCCTTGTCCTCGGTCTCCTGCCCGTAGGAGGTGTGGAGCAGGTAGAGGTCGTAGCCTTCGTCGGCCGCGACGTGGGCCGCGGTGGCGCTGTCCATCCCGCCGGAGGCGAGGACGACCGCGCGCTTCGGTGTACTCTCGGTCATACTCGGATGCTCGCGTGCGAATACCAAGAGCGACACGGTTTCCAGCCGCCCCATCGACAGTAATAAAACACTTTGATTTGATAGGTCGTTTATGGGTGCAACCTCTGCTCTCTCGACCACGGGGCGAACGCTCAAACGAAACACCGCGCTGTTCGCGGCGGCGTTCGTCCTCACGGTAATCAGTCTCGCTCCCTCCGGAGTCAACGCGTTGCTCCCGCCGGTGATGGCGGGACTGGTATCGCTGTTGCTGTCGGGGGTATCGCTGTTCGTCACGCCGTTCTTCATGGGCGGCCTGCTGTCGATGGCAGACGAGGGCCTCTCCGGGACCACGCGATTGGGAACCTTCGTCCGTGGCGGGAAGGCGAACTACGTTCGACTGCTCGGCGCGATGGTGCTGTTCGGCGTCCTGCTCACCGTCGTCGGATTCGTCGTCCTCGTCGTCGGTGCGGTGGTCGGCGCGGTCGTCTTCGGAATCAGCGCCGGCGCCGCCGGGCAGTCGCTCGCCGGGTCGGGCGTGAGCGTCGTCTTCTTGGTGCTTCTCGTACTCCTCGGCGCTC
Encoded proteins:
- a CDS encoding DUF7847 domain-containing protein yields the protein MGATSALSTTGRTLKRNTALFAAAFVLTVISLAPSGVNALLPPVMAGLVSLLLSGVSLFVTPFFMGGLLSMADEGLSGTTRLGTFVRGGKANYVRLLGAMVLFGVLLTVVGFVVLVVGAVVGAVVFGISAGAAGQSLAGSGVSVVFLVLLVLLGALAFLLPVFVFQFYAAAVVVSDLGIVDSFKRSAAVVRRNLVSTLGYTVVVTAAGLVTGVASASVSLFTGYGTSGTAATEVGVAVLVPILLAVALVSTVVSAFGSVYQVAFYEDCLDSLA
- the queC gene encoding 7-cyano-7-deazaguanine synthase QueC — translated: MTESTPKRAVVLASGGMDSATAAHVAADEGYDLYLLHTSYGQETEDKEYECARTLADELDAADFLHVETGHLAAIGGSSLTDDEMEVEDADLDSEEVPTSYVPFRNANLLAMATSYAEANECEALFIGAHSEDFSGYPDCRPAFFDAFQRVVDAGTKDDTDIDLRAPFVEWSKTDIAERGTELGVSYEHTWSCYRAEAPACGTCDACAFRLEAFQNIGVRDPIEYEERPEYAE